The region CTACCATGAAAAAGACAAGATCCTGGTACTGATACAGCAGCAAGGAAAGGAACCTATCAGTTTTATGTTACAGGGTATTACTAAGCCTGTGAAAAAGAAAGCACTTGCAGACAAAAATACAACAACGATTCCGAAAACACCTCTATAAAATATGTCTTTCCCTTCTACAAATAATCTAATGAAGTTTTGTTAAAAGAGATATATTAAATGGAAAATAGAGTATTGGGAACTACAAGATAGAGATATAGTATGGTAAGTCAGTGAAGGAGAAAAGGGTTTACCCTTTGCTCCCTGGTTTGATAGCAGTACTTCCTTCTTTACACATAGGGCACTCCTCTGGAGTGAACATTTCAAAAGTAAAATCATCAAGTGCAAAGAGTGGTACATTATTTGGCAGACTGCACTCTTCTTTTGCTTCGCTCTCACTACCTACGCGTTTACAAAAACCTCTGTTTGCCAGTGATGCGAAAGCAACAACCTCACCACCTAGTGCTTCTATGGCATGGGCAGCTTTTAATGCAGAACCGCCAGTTGTGATAATGTCTTCACAGATGATGATCTTCTCACCCTTTGTTACTTCAAAACCACGACGTAACTCCATACCTCCCTCTTTTTTCTCAACAAAGATAGAACGCACATCAAGTGAACGTGCAAGTTCATAACCTGCAAGTACACCCCCTAAAGCAGGTGCGCACACAGTATCTACTTCAATACCATGTGACCGGATCATCTCTGCTAGAGCATCAGTGAGCAAAGAGGCCTTTTTAGGATATTCAAGGACCTTGGCGCTTTGAAGATATCTGTTTGAGTGATTGCCGCTTGCTAGAAGAAAGTGACCTTCAAGAAGAGCATTTGCCTCTTTATATGCTTTTTCTACATCATAGGATTTTTGCATATTTAAACCTTAAGGATATCAGCTTCTTTTATTTTGAAAGCCTCATCTATTTTGGCTACATGCTCATCGGTTAATTTTTGTATTTGATCTTGCGCTTTTTTTGACTCATCTTCACTGAGTTCTTTGTCTTTCTCAAGTTTTTTTATCTTGTCATTGCCATCTTTTCTAACATTTCTAACAGCGACTTTTGCATGTTCAACCATCCCTTTTGCCTGCTTAACGATCTCTTGTCTCTGATCGCTTGTCATTGGAGGGAAAAAGAGTTTGATGAAGTCACCGTCATTGTTAGGGTTTACACCGATATTTGCTTCTTGGATCGCTTTTTCAATATCTGGCAGAAGTGATTTCTCCCAAGGAGTGATACTAATGGTAGTCGCATCTGTAGCGATAACATTACCTACTTGGTTCAACGCAGTCATCGTGCCGTAATAATCTACTTTGATATTGTCTACGATACCAGTCGTGACTTTTCCTGTTCTAAGTGTCGCAAAGTCTCGCTTAAGGGCATCGATACTTTTTTGCATATTCTCTTTTGTCTGTTCGAAGATCTCATTTACCATAACTTTCTCCTTGGCATTATTTAGGGAAATTTTACCCTTTTTTACCTTGTTATGTATTTAGATAGTATATCGGGAGGAATATATAAAGAAGGAAAACTTCTTTATATAAGGTTAATTTGCAGTGGGTGCAGCTGGTGCTGAAGGTGCAGTATTTTCTTGTGTTGCTGGCACTGCTGGTACCGCGGCATTATTTGCAGGAACAATACTATCTGCAACAGATGAAGTATTTGCTGTAGTGTACAGGTATCCCAATACTAAAGTATTTACGATAAATGCAAAGGCAAGTGTGAAAGTAAGTTTTGCAAGAAAACCTGTTGGTCCTTTTGCACCAAATACAGATTCATTACTTCCACTGTATGCGCCAAGCCCTATGCTTGAACTTTTTTGTAGCAGTACTGCGATTGTGATCGCTATTGCAAGTACGATTTGTACGATTAAAAGTGTTGATGTCATCTATGCCTCTTTATATGATTGGATAGCCCATTGAAATTTGGGTATAATTTCGGCGATTATACCTAAAAAAGTTTGAAATGGCGATGAAGAGCATCATTTCGTGACAAAGGAGAGAACCCATGTCTAATGTTATTCAAGAGTTTTCTCGTTTTGCACATGAGTATGATAGCTATAATGTCATCCAGGCAGAGGTTGCCAAAGCATTGGTAGAAAAGCTGCCTCTTTCACATTATACGACGCTTATAGATATTGGATGTGGCAGTGGAGAAGTCTATAAGAACCTGGAGAAACATAATCTTTCCTTTGATCGGCTTCTTGTGCTGGACTCTTCTCCCGAGATGCTGGAGATACATCCCTCTTCAAAGAAGATCAAAAAAATATGTGCAGATTTCAATAAGCTTCAAACATTTGAGAACCTTTCATTTTCACCAGGGAATCTTCTTCTCTCCTCTTCCGCTTTACAATGGAGCCAAGATCTGGATTTCACGCTTTCTGAGATCTCAAAAAAGTCATCCCATGCCTATTTTGCTATTTTTACATCCAATACTTTCAAGACCTTACATGAAACAGCCCAAATTAGTTCACCTATTTATTCTGAAGCTTTATTGAGAGAGACGATCGAGAAATATTATTGTGCTGAATTTGAAGTAAAAAAATATAAACTTCATTTTGAGAGTGTACGCGCAATGTTTCACTATATTAAAAAAAGTGGGGTAAGCGGAGGAGAAAAACAGTTGACATACAAACAGACCAAAGAACTGATGAAAAACTATCCTTTGGATTATCTGGAGTTTGAAGTGTTGTTTGTGAAAGCTACTTCTTTAGTGCTTCCTTCTGCATAAAAAAGGATTTTTCTACCGCATACAAACCATAACGGACTTCTTTGAAAAGTTCCGACAAGGTATGGTCTATCAGTTTAAAACTCTCTTCAAGGACACGTGCAGACTCTTGGGCTCTTGAAAAGTTTGCTATGACCAAGTCATTGATACTGCTGCGAGACAATTCAGAAGTAATACTCTCTTTTTGTACATCATTTTCTATATCTCTGTATTGTAAACGATTTTGGTCATAAGCAGGCTGAAGTTTATGTCGTAATTGTTTAAGGGCAGAAGTTAAAGATTGATCATCATAGATATAACGATTGATGTCTTCTATCACCCGTATACCTTCCTTAAGTCGGTTAAGATTGGCATCGATAAGACGCGCAACCTTTTCCGAAGTCTCTTCTTTAGTCATCACTTCCGAAGATTCCAAGAAGCTGGAGGAGTGCTGTAAACATATTTAAGAAGTCCAGGTAAAGAGACACCGCTGCATCTACCGGTGAGTCGTATGCACCATTAGCTATGTTCTGTGTATCATAGATAGTAAAGATACTAAATAAAAGTAAGATACCTGCAGTAATAATGACATGCATCATCGGACTTTGAAGTATAAACATATTTACCAGTGACGCGATGATCACTACGATCAGCGTGATGAAAAGCGGTTTTCCCCAACTTGAGTAATCTGTTTTACTGTTAATAGCAAACAGACTCAACGCACCAAAAAGAACAGAGGTCATAAGGAAAGCATTCCCTATTACCGCACCATTACCTGCACCGATGAGTGTAGCCAAAAGTGGTACCAAAGAGACACCTGTTAAAAAAGTGAAGATGAAAAGCATAGCCATGTTAAGTCCAGCCTTACCTCTTGTCATGCTAAGTCCAAAGAAAAGTACTAAAAGTTCTGCACCAAAAATGAACCACTTGTATTGCATGATCGTCTCAGCATAAGGCATCGTTGCATAAGCCCCCGCTGCTGCAGCGATCATACTCGCAGCCAAGAGTTGATATGTTTGTTTCATAAAGCTTACAGATGCGCCTTCTTGAACGTAGCCAGCTTCTACTGACGTATAGTCTCTATCATATAAAGCCATAATATTCCTTCAATTGTTAATTTAATGCAAAGTATAGTCCACGGAGATTAATCTAAGGTTAATAATGGAATTTACTCATTTCCTCTTTTTTCCTGTAACTTTTTGTATTCATCCTGTGCTTCCACTGCCTCTGTCTTGTTGCTTTGAATCTGTGTGATGCTTTTTTCTTCAG is a window of Sulfurovum sp. TSL6 DNA encoding:
- the pyrE gene encoding orotate phosphoribosyltransferase; the protein is MQKSYDVEKAYKEANALLEGHFLLASGNHSNRYLQSAKVLEYPKKASLLTDALAEMIRSHGIEVDTVCAPALGGVLAGYELARSLDVRSIFVEKKEGGMELRRGFEVTKGEKIIICEDIITTGGSALKAAHAIEALGGEVVAFASLANRGFCKRVGSESEAKEECSLPNNVPLFALDDFTFEMFTPEECPMCKEGSTAIKPGSKG
- the frr gene encoding ribosome recycling factor, translated to MVNEIFEQTKENMQKSIDALKRDFATLRTGKVTTGIVDNIKVDYYGTMTALNQVGNVIATDATTISITPWEKSLLPDIEKAIQEANIGVNPNNDGDFIKLFFPPMTSDQRQEIVKQAKGMVEHAKVAVRNVRKDGNDKIKKLEKDKELSEDESKKAQDQIQKLTDEHVAKIDEAFKIKEADILKV
- the secG gene encoding preprotein translocase subunit SecG; translation: MTSTLLIVQIVLAIAITIAVLLQKSSSIGLGAYSGSNESVFGAKGPTGFLAKLTFTLAFAFIVNTLVLGYLYTTANTSSVADSIVPANNAAVPAVPATQENTAPSAPAAPTAN
- a CDS encoding methyltransferase domain-containing protein — encoded protein: MSNVIQEFSRFAHEYDSYNVIQAEVAKALVEKLPLSHYTTLIDIGCGSGEVYKNLEKHNLSFDRLLVLDSSPEMLEIHPSSKKIKKICADFNKLQTFENLSFSPGNLLLSSSALQWSQDLDFTLSEISKKSSHAYFAIFTSNTFKTLHETAQISSPIYSEALLRETIEKYYCAEFEVKKYKLHFESVRAMFHYIKKSGVSGGEKQLTYKQTKELMKNYPLDYLEFEVLFVKATSLVLPSA
- a CDS encoding thiamine-phosphate pyrophosphorylase encodes the protein MTKEETSEKVARLIDANLNRLKEGIRVIEDINRYIYDDQSLTSALKQLRHKLQPAYDQNRLQYRDIENDVQKESITSELSRSSINDLVIANFSRAQESARVLEESFKLIDHTLSELFKEVRYGLYAVEKSFFMQKEALKK
- a CDS encoding Bax inhibitor-1/YccA family protein translates to MALYDRDYTSVEAGYVQEGASVSFMKQTYQLLAASMIAAAAGAYATMPYAETIMQYKWFIFGAELLVLFFGLSMTRGKAGLNMAMLFIFTFLTGVSLVPLLATLIGAGNGAVIGNAFLMTSVLFGALSLFAINSKTDYSSWGKPLFITLIVVIIASLVNMFILQSPMMHVIITAGILLLFSIFTIYDTQNIANGAYDSPVDAAVSLYLDFLNMFTALLQLLGIFGSDD